One window of the Streptobacillus canis genome contains the following:
- the arcC gene encoding carbamate kinase encodes MAKRLVIALGGNALGNNPKEQLELVRGTAKAIVSMAKEGYEVIIGHGNGPQVGMINLAMDYAANGEVKTPYMPFAECGAMSQGYIGYHLQQAIREELKTQGINKEVATIVTQVLVDKEDEAFKNLTKPIGMFYTKEVAEEIASEKGFTFVEDAGRGYRRVVASPKPVKIIELNVVKQLVEAGNIVITVGGGGIPVIETETGLKGVDAVIDKDKSSAKLAQDLNADMLVILTAVDKVCINFNKPNQEELSELTIEDALKYIEEGHFAKGSMLPKVEACLDFVKNSNGNALITSLENAAIALQGKTGTLIKK; translated from the coding sequence ATGGCTAAAAGATTAGTAATTGCATTAGGAGGAAATGCTTTAGGAAATAATCCTAAAGAACAGTTAGAATTGGTAAGAGGAACGGCTAAGGCTATAGTTTCGATGGCTAAAGAGGGTTATGAAGTAATAATAGGACATGGAAATGGTCCACAAGTTGGTATGATAAATTTAGCAATGGATTATGCAGCTAATGGTGAAGTAAAAACTCCATATATGCCATTTGCAGAATGTGGAGCAATGAGCCAAGGATATATTGGTTATCATTTACAACAAGCTATTAGAGAAGAATTAAAAACTCAAGGTATAAATAAAGAAGTTGCAACTATAGTTACACAAGTTTTAGTTGATAAAGAAGATGAAGCTTTTAAAAATTTAACTAAACCTATAGGTATGTTCTATACTAAAGAAGTTGCAGAAGAAATAGCAAGTGAAAAAGGATTTACTTTTGTTGAAGATGCTGGAAGAGGATATAGAAGAGTTGTAGCTTCTCCTAAACCAGTAAAAATTATAGAATTAAATGTTGTTAAACAACTAGTTGAAGCAGGAAACATAGTAATCACTGTTGGTGGTGGAGGAATACCAGTAATAGAAACTGAAACTGGATTAAAAGGTGTTGATGCGGTAATAGACAAAGATAAATCAAGTGCTAAACTTGCACAAGATTTAAATGCTGATATGTTAGTTATATTAACAGCAGTTGATAAAGTTTGTATCAATTTTAATAAACCAAATCAAGAGGAATTATCAGAATTAACTATAGAAGATGCATTAAAATATATAGAAGAAGGACATTTTGCAAAAGGATCTATGTTACCTAAAGTTGAAGCATGTCTTGATTTTGTTAAAAATTCAAACGGAAATGCATTAATAACTTCACTTGAAAATGCTGCAATAGCTTTACAAGGGAAGACAGGAACATTAATAAAAAAATAA
- a CDS encoding C69 family dipeptidase: MKKIFSLCLLLFSINALACTGFLAGKDVTVDNSMIFARNEDLQGVNPKKFMVVKSREYKKGEIFENPDTGFKWPYPKYALKHTLVPDADPSYGVFGEAGTNELGVSVSATVSANANDKILALDPYVEGGLTEPDIASLVLMQAKTARHAVEIVANIVEKAGAGEGNIIIFGDKNEMWYMEIYTGHQYVAVKVPTDVYAVIPNAFYLGSYDFTSKDVIASKDIQNLPEKNGLAKTLNDKFHLALTYREIHSKYNVDRIAMGQNHFCPLLPVEHDSEIAYELFRKPDKKISVKEVMNFLRDRYEGSDYDVDTPENKGKIRPIGTDTNLEAHIFQIRDNAPTVMWLAMGTVEHSVFVPYYEYITKTHKSYIADADEFNRDSMYWAMKGLHILAREDRMRYGLGVRTYWDKVENDFISKLKEEDKIINSKKGKDKINYANNLGLMKAEQVKKDADMMFDKLIYFKGTMTDMALQGKKKDAKFEFKK; encoded by the coding sequence ATGAAAAAAATATTTAGTTTATGTTTATTATTATTTTCTATAAATGCTTTAGCATGTACTGGTTTTTTAGCAGGTAAAGATGTTACTGTTGATAATTCTATGATATTTGCAAGAAATGAAGATTTACAAGGTGTAAATCCTAAAAAATTTATGGTAGTTAAGTCTAGAGAATATAAAAAGGGAGAAATTTTTGAAAATCCAGATACTGGATTTAAGTGGCCATATCCTAAATATGCCCTAAAACATACTTTAGTTCCTGATGCAGATCCTAGTTATGGAGTATTTGGTGAAGCAGGAACTAATGAATTAGGTGTTAGTGTTTCAGCTACAGTTTCAGCTAATGCTAATGATAAAATATTAGCACTTGATCCATATGTTGAAGGAGGACTTACAGAACCAGATATAGCATCTCTTGTATTGATGCAGGCAAAAACTGCAAGACATGCTGTAGAAATAGTTGCAAATATAGTTGAAAAAGCAGGAGCAGGAGAAGGGAATATAATAATATTTGGAGATAAAAATGAAATGTGGTATATGGAAATATATACTGGACATCAATATGTTGCAGTAAAAGTACCAACTGATGTTTATGCAGTGATTCCAAATGCGTTTTATTTAGGAAGTTATGATTTTACAAGTAAAGATGTAATTGCTTCTAAAGATATTCAAAACTTACCAGAAAAAAATGGTCTTGCAAAAACACTTAATGATAAATTTCATTTAGCTCTAACTTATAGAGAAATACATTCTAAATATAATGTAGATAGAATAGCTATGGGACAAAATCATTTTTGTCCATTACTTCCAGTAGAACATGATTCAGAAATTGCTTATGAACTATTTAGAAAACCTGATAAAAAAATTTCTGTTAAAGAAGTAATGAATTTTTTAAGAGATAGATATGAAGGTAGTGATTATGATGTTGACACACCTGAAAATAAAGGAAAAATTAGACCTATAGGGACTGATACTAATTTAGAAGCACATATATTCCAAATAAGAGATAATGCACCAACAGTAATGTGGCTTGCTATGGGAACAGTTGAACATTCTGTATTTGTTCCATATTATGAATATATAACTAAAACTCATAAGAGTTATATAGCAGATGCTGATGAATTTAATAGAGATTCTATGTATTGGGCAATGAAAGGATTGCATATACTTGCAAGAGAAGATAGAATGAGATATGGATTAGGAGTTAGAACATATTGGGATAAAGTAGAAAATGATTTTATTAGTAAGTTAAAAGAAGAAGATAAAATTATTAATAGTAAAAAAGGTAAAGATAAAATTAATTATGCAAATAATCTTGGATTAATGAAAGCAGAACAAGTGAAAAAAGATGCTGATATGATGTTTGATAAATTAATATACTTTAAAGGGACTATGACTGATATGGCTCTTCAAGGTAAGAAAAAAGACGCAAAATTTGAATTTAAAAAATAA
- a CDS encoding class I SAM-dependent methyltransferase, with product MTLEKSYNKIPYSSKAFEKTQPYFLRNIMNILSFETPDIKKARVLEIGCSFGGNILPIALNFPETEVVGIDLSSVQINKGNEIIRKIGLTNIRLINQNILEYSNDLGKFDYIICHGVFSWVPEIVAEKILDVIKENLTENGVALISYNTYPGWAKYDVYKNLMKFRVDFLNENGAEISDVDKINYGRGALEFLEKYSHLPKEFKESIKSVIDKDDYYLLHEYFEEYNKPMYLYEFNNMLLKKDLFHVTDANLALTFKLPKDNEALSLIDKECGDNLLAKEQYYDYMYNTQFRSSIITHKNNKGKINLSESFNRKNLEKLYISGNFLFENGQYSIRNSKFSVVNKKIEKLIKHLTKIYPANISIEEILKKYGDDLLKEILHLILLNAIEIFPYKIDKKDSLLNINGLISKYLNVSFEESNAIKISNYRGQVCEINEYLIRVIDKILKLEKFEEPSDIIVKMLKEKELTVNVDESEYMKIVDNILKEVKQVLDFFLI from the coding sequence ATGACATTAGAAAAAAGTTATAATAAAATACCATATAGTTCAAAAGCTTTTGAAAAAACACAACCATATTTTTTGAGAAATATTATGAATATATTAAGTTTTGAAACTCCAGATATAAAAAAAGCAAGAGTACTTGAAATTGGATGTTCATTTGGTGGAAATATTCTACCAATAGCTTTAAATTTTCCAGAAACTGAAGTAGTAGGTATAGATTTATCAAGTGTTCAAATTAATAAGGGAAATGAAATAATAAGAAAAATTGGACTTACAAATATACGTTTAATTAATCAAAATATATTAGAATATAGTAATGATTTAGGAAAATTTGATTATATAATATGTCATGGTGTATTTTCTTGGGTTCCTGAAATAGTTGCTGAAAAAATACTTGATGTTATTAAAGAAAATTTAACTGAAAATGGAGTTGCACTTATTTCATATAATACATATCCTGGATGGGCTAAATATGATGTTTATAAAAACTTAATGAAATTTAGAGTAGATTTTTTAAATGAAAATGGAGCTGAGATTTCTGATGTTGATAAAATAAATTATGGAAGAGGGGCACTAGAGTTTTTAGAAAAATATTCTCATCTTCCGAAAGAATTTAAGGAAAGCATTAAATCTGTTATAGATAAAGATGATTATTATTTACTGCATGAATATTTTGAAGAATATAATAAACCAATGTATCTATATGAATTTAATAATATGTTATTAAAAAAAGATTTATTTCATGTAACTGATGCTAATTTAGCACTAACTTTTAAATTACCTAAAGATAATGAAGCTTTAAGTTTGATAGATAAGGAATGTGGTGATAATTTATTAGCAAAAGAACAATACTATGATTATATGTATAATACTCAATTTAGAAGTAGTATAATAACTCATAAAAATAATAAGGGAAAAATAAATTTAAGTGAATCATTTAATAGAAAAAATTTAGAAAAACTATATATTTCAGGAAATTTTTTATTTGAAAATGGTCAATATTCAATAAGAAATTCAAAATTTAGTGTAGTAAATAAGAAAATAGAAAAATTGATTAAACATCTAACAAAGATATATCCGGCAAATATTTCTATTGAAGAAATTTTAAAAAAATATGGTGATGATTTATTGAAAGAAATATTACATTTAATATTATTAAATGCTATAGAAATATTTCCATATAAAATAGATAAAAAAGATAGTCTGTTAAATATTAATGGATTAATATCGAAGTATTTAAATGTATCTTTTGAAGAATCAAATGCAATTAAGATAAGTAATTATAGAGGACAGGTTTGTGAAATTAATGAATATTTAATTAGAGTAATTGATAAAATATTAAAATTAGAAAAATTTGAAGAACCAAGTGATATAATAGTGAAAATGCTTAAAGAAAAAGAATTGACAGTTAATGTTGATGAAAGTGAATATATGAAAATTGTAGATAACATACTAAAGGAAGTTAAACAAGTATTAGATTTCTTTTTAATTTAA
- a CDS encoding YfcC family protein, with translation MSEKKERKSLSAFTIIFILLILIALVTRVLPKLPAEVTKEMLDENIALATGVNGASIADVFMATFNGFKDAIDVAVFVLLLGGFLGIVSKTGALDAGVGALVKKLKGRELLLIPILMTLFSIGGSTYGMAEETIAFYGLISATMVAAGFDTMVAASTVLLGAGAGVLGSTVNPFAIGVALDAAKSAGTDPSNGTVVLLGIILWIATLIPAIIFVMNYAKKIKADKGSIILSLQEQNDMKEHFGHVDFDNIEFTSKHKMTLLIFAFSFVIMILSLVVWSEYDIHVFEGWSSFLTGTSLGEWYFGELSMWFTFIGIVIGVVNGFSEKEIVDSFMYGAADILSVVLIIALSRGVSVLMSVTYLDKYILNLASQGLAGLSALIFAPASYILYMVLSFFIPSTSGLASVSVPILAPLTQSLGFSVEVIIMIFSGACGLINLITPTSGVVMGGLAAAKVEYGTYVKWVFKLLVAIFIINIVILTGAMMIL, from the coding sequence ATGAGTGAAAAAAAAGAACGTAAATCACTATCTGCTTTTACGATAATATTCATACTATTAATATTAATAGCTCTTGTAACAAGAGTATTACCTAAATTACCAGCAGAAGTTACAAAAGAAATGTTAGATGAAAATATAGCTCTTGCTACAGGGGTAAATGGAGCTTCAATAGCAGATGTGTTTATGGCTACATTTAATGGTTTCAAAGATGCAATAGATGTTGCAGTATTTGTATTATTACTTGGAGGTTTTTTAGGAATAGTATCAAAAACTGGTGCACTAGATGCAGGAGTTGGAGCATTAGTTAAAAAATTAAAAGGAAGAGAATTATTATTAATTCCTATTTTAATGACTTTATTTTCTATAGGTGGTTCAACTTATGGAATGGCAGAAGAAACAATAGCTTTCTACGGATTAATTTCAGCAACTATGGTAGCAGCAGGATTTGATACTATGGTAGCAGCTTCTACTGTATTACTTGGAGCAGGTGCAGGAGTTTTAGGATCTACTGTTAATCCATTTGCAATAGGGGTAGCGTTAGATGCTGCTAAAAGTGCAGGAACTGATCCATCAAATGGAACAGTAGTATTATTGGGAATTATACTTTGGATAGCAACTTTAATACCAGCAATTATATTTGTAATGAACTATGCTAAAAAAATTAAAGCTGATAAAGGATCTATAATACTTTCATTACAAGAACAAAACGATATGAAAGAACATTTTGGACATGTAGATTTTGATAATATTGAATTTACATCAAAACATAAAATGACTTTATTAATATTTGCATTCTCATTTGTGATTATGATACTTTCATTAGTTGTTTGGTCAGAATATGATATTCATGTATTTGAAGGATGGTCATCATTTTTAACAGGTACATCACTTGGTGAATGGTATTTTGGAGAATTATCAATGTGGTTTACTTTTATAGGAATAGTTATAGGTGTTGTAAATGGATTTAGTGAAAAAGAAATAGTTGATTCGTTTATGTATGGTGCGGCTGATATCTTATCAGTTGTGTTAATAATAGCTTTATCAAGAGGTGTTTCAGTATTAATGTCTGTTACTTATTTAGATAAATATATATTAAACTTAGCATCACAAGGACTAGCTGGATTATCTGCATTAATATTTGCACCAGCATCATACATACTATATATGGTATTATCATTCTTTATTCCATCTACATCAGGACTTGCATCTGTTTCAGTACCGATACTTGCACCACTTACACAAAGTTTAGGATTTAGTGTTGAAGTTATCATCATGATATTCTCAGGTGCATGTGGATTAATTAATTTAATTACACCAACTTCAGGAGTTGTTATGGGAGGACTTGCAGCTGCAAAAGTTGAATACGGTACTTATGTTAAATGGGTATTTAAATTATTAGTAGCTATATTTATAATAAATATAGTAATATTAACTGGGGCTATGATGATACTTTAA
- the argF gene encoding ornithine carbamoyltransferase → MPKNLQGKHFLKLLDFSTEEVRYLIDLSKKFKELKLTHTPHRYLEGKNIVLLFEKTSTRTRCAFEVAGMDLGMGVTYLDPGSSQMGKKESIADTARVLGRMYDGIEYRGFSQEIVEELAHFAGVPVWNGLTDMFHPTQMLADMLTIEEHFGHLKGLNFTFMGDARNNVANSLMVACAMLGLNFTACGPKELKPEAELIAKCEAIAKENGATLRFTESVEEGCTNADVIYTDIWVSMGEPDSVWEERIKLLSPYQVNKKAMGYAKKEAIFLHCLPSFHDLKTTIGKEIHAKFGLPEMEVTDEVFESRQSKVFDEAENRMHTIKAVMFATLK, encoded by the coding sequence ATGCCAAAAAATTTACAAGGAAAACACTTTTTAAAATTATTAGACTTCAGTACAGAAGAAGTTAGATATTTAATAGATTTATCAAAAAAATTTAAAGAATTAAAATTAACTCATACACCTCATAGATATTTAGAAGGTAAAAATATAGTATTATTATTTGAAAAAACTTCTACAAGAACTAGATGTGCATTTGAAGTTGCAGGAATGGATTTAGGAATGGGTGTTACATATCTTGATCCAGGTTCATCTCAAATGGGTAAAAAAGAAAGTATTGCAGATACTGCAAGAGTTTTAGGAAGAATGTATGATGGAATTGAATATAGAGGATTTTCTCAAGAAATAGTTGAAGAATTAGCGCACTTTGCAGGTGTTCCTGTATGGAATGGATTAACAGATATGTTCCATCCAACTCAAATGTTAGCAGATATGTTAACTATTGAAGAACATTTTGGACATTTAAAAGGATTAAACTTTACATTTATGGGAGATGCTAGAAATAATGTTGCAAATTCATTAATGGTTGCTTGTGCAATGCTTGGATTAAATTTCACAGCATGTGGACCAAAAGAATTAAAACCTGAAGCAGAATTAATAGCTAAATGTGAAGCAATTGCTAAAGAAAATGGAGCTACATTAAGATTTACTGAATCAGTTGAAGAAGGATGTACTAATGCTGATGTAATTTATACAGATATTTGGGTATCTATGGGAGAACCAGATTCAGTTTGGGAAGAAAGAATTAAATTATTAAGCCCATATCAAGTTAATAAAAAAGCTATGGGATATGCTAAGAAAGAAGCAATATTCTTACACTGCTTACCTTCATTCCATGATTTAAAAACTACTATAGGTAAAGAAATTCACGCTAAATTTGGATTACCTGAAATGGAAGTTACTGATGAAGTATTTGAAAGTAGACAATCTAAAGTATTTGATGAAGCAGAAAACAGAATGCATACAATTAAAGCAGTTATGTTTGCTACATTAAAATAA
- a CDS encoding transglutaminase-like domain-containing protein gives MFKIKKEMLKSINFLLHHNYVPMIRKLEIENISDNIYENLSLKIHVEPEFARTFVIPLGIVHPGENIEIDDVNIKLIPEYLYSINELSRAQMFIEIYMIDEKIYEETIDIDLEPYNQWLGVNIMPETIISFSTPNHPKISEIVVKASNYLKKWGFEPSFTAYMSGNQNNVKIQMAAIYAALQESNIIYNIPPASYEVFGQKIRLPHSVLDLKQGTCLDLAMLYISCLEAIGLNPLLIIIEGHAYVGCWLEENTFSDIVIDDVSAIEKRIVDGLEEIILVEATDFVSGKNIDFDRAIKHGKDHLLDSGVFYLALDIVRGRGIGILPIKI, from the coding sequence ATGTTTAAAATAAAGAAGGAAATGTTAAAAAGTATAAATTTTTTATTACACCATAATTATGTACCTATGATACGTAAATTAGAAATAGAAAATATTAGTGACAATATATATGAAAATTTAAGTTTAAAAATACATGTAGAACCTGAATTTGCAAGAACTTTTGTTATACCTTTAGGAATAGTTCATCCTGGAGAAAATATAGAAATAGATGATGTAAATATTAAATTAATTCCAGAATATCTTTATTCTATTAATGAATTAAGTAGAGCACAAATGTTTATTGAAATATATATGATAGATGAAAAAATATATGAAGAGACTATAGATATAGATTTAGAGCCATATAATCAATGGTTGGGTGTTAATATTATGCCTGAAACAATAATTTCATTTTCAACCCCTAATCATCCTAAGATTTCAGAAATTGTAGTTAAAGCTTCAAATTATTTGAAAAAATGGGGATTTGAACCTTCATTTACTGCATATATGTCAGGTAATCAAAATAATGTTAAAATACAAATGGCTGCTATTTATGCTGCATTACAAGAAAGTAACATAATATATAATATACCGCCTGCTAGTTATGAAGTTTTTGGACAAAAAATAAGGCTACCTCATAGTGTTTTAGATTTAAAACAAGGAACTTGCTTAGATCTTGCAATGCTATATATTTCATGTCTTGAAGCGATAGGTCTTAATCCTTTATTGATAATAATAGAAGGGCATGCTTATGTTGGATGTTGGTTAGAAGAAAATACTTTTTCAGATATAGTTATTGATGATGTTTCAGCTATAGAAAAAAGAATAGTAGATGGATTAGAGGAAATAATTTTAGTTGAAGCAACAGATTTTGTTTCAGGTAAAAATATTGATTTTGATAGGGCAATAAAACATGGAAAAGATCATTTATTGGATTCAGGAGTTTTTTATTTAGCTTTAGATATAGTAAGAGGAAGAGGAATTGGAATTTTACCTATAAAAATTTGA